The following coding sequences are from one Thermanaerothrix sp. window:
- a CDS encoding AI-2E family transporter, which yields MEVCKLVNRRSGSRSNKGVNGQDGSRIGDAPAWPLAGFLLLLFLWAYPVVVPVFKPLCLGWILAFSLKGLHRRLCRWVNTPGLTAGLLVLLAALAVTAPVAYGAYLIGAKAQQLLGAVAEAGSFDPASLSSELAHVMTPLLNLLPQWVDHRSLDGHLTDLAVFLARQGVRLSGAMVSGVSSLIYEGTLGAFVGFFLLKDWDRLVLAVRNHLPLPGHRRDLFLLKSSRVMRSVIIGSILTGLIQGALGWIGWRLAGLPNGAAAGLGMFAASFIPLVGTALVWLPGALYLILIGAAKEGLFLLIWGASAVSGLDQFIRPVLMSSNREDGTSTLLMITGVIGGLSAFGLPGLFLGPVALHALMLGIQMGLPRSCQKTKTGLESPHGDRV from the coding sequence ATGGAGGTGTGCAAGCTGGTAAACCGCCGGAGCGGGTCAAGGTCAAACAAAGGCGTCAACGGCCAGGACGGGTCCCGGATAGGGGACGCCCCGGCATGGCCCCTGGCGGGGTTCCTGCTGCTTCTGTTCCTCTGGGCCTATCCGGTGGTGGTGCCGGTGTTCAAGCCCCTGTGCCTTGGATGGATTCTGGCCTTCTCCCTCAAGGGCCTTCACCGACGCCTGTGCCGATGGGTCAACACGCCGGGCCTCACCGCTGGGCTTTTGGTGCTCCTGGCGGCCCTTGCGGTGACCGCCCCTGTGGCCTACGGGGCGTACCTGATTGGAGCAAAGGCCCAGCAGCTCCTGGGCGCCGTGGCGGAGGCGGGCTCCTTTGACCCCGCCTCCCTGTCCTCGGAGCTGGCCCATGTCATGACCCCCCTGTTGAACCTCCTGCCCCAGTGGGTGGACCACAGGTCCCTGGACGGCCATCTCACGGACCTTGCGGTCTTCCTCGCCCGGCAGGGGGTCCGGCTCTCGGGGGCCATGGTGTCCGGCGTATCCTCCCTGATATACGAAGGAACCCTTGGGGCCTTCGTGGGCTTCTTCCTCCTAAAGGACTGGGACCGGCTGGTGCTCGCGGTCCGCAACCACCTGCCGCTGCCGGGGCACCGGCGGGACCTGTTCCTGCTCAAGTCCTCCCGGGTCATGAGGTCGGTCATCATCGGCTCCATCCTCACGGGCCTCATACAGGGGGCGCTGGGCTGGATCGGCTGGCGCCTGGCGGGGCTTCCCAACGGAGCCGCCGCGGGGCTTGGCATGTTCGCCGCCAGCTTCATCCCCCTGGTGGGCACCGCCCTGGTGTGGCTGCCCGGGGCCCTTTATCTAATCCTCATCGGCGCCGCCAAGGAGGGCCTCTTCCTCCTCATATGGGGAGCTTCCGCGGTCTCCGGCCTGGACCAGTTCATCCGGCCGGTGCTCATGTCCAGCAACCGGGAGGACGGCACCTCCACGCTTCTCATGATAACCGGCGTCATCGGGGGCCTTAGCGCCTTCGGCCTGCCGGGGCTGTTCCTGGGACCCGTGGCGCTGCACGCCCTGATGCTGGGAATACAGATGGGGCTTCCCAGGAGTTGCCAAAAAACCAAAACCGGTTTAGAATCACCCCATGGTGACCGTGTCTAA
- the ftsZ gene encoding cell division protein FtsZ — protein sequence MTYPLFGIVPPDGGVTGPQGGDRLQGRAPKEVIKVIGVGGGGGNALSYMIKSGLSGVVSVAANTDVRALEGVDSDVKVILGRQLTKGLGAGARPELGRQAAVESKDEIRRVLEGADMVYFAAGMGGGTGTGALPVMAAMAREMGILTVAVVTKPFTFEGSRRMSNALRGIEELAPVVDSLIVIPNDRLIDLSDARMTIEESFAIANDVLRQAVQGVTDLIVNPGLVNVDFADVKAVMSRSGRAVMGIGSAQGEGRALEALRKAMESPLMEVRLKDASGGLINVTAGPDIGIHELNDAAEAFQGYLGEDALFFWGYRQDDNLRGTVKVVVIAAGFEAQGDSHLAAPGAVRPKGALREEHLRHRPREAHDRSPQDLSVGSLFEGSASHLDTPSILRRRSNKEPLE from the coding sequence TTGACGTATCCGTTGTTCGGCATAGTGCCCCCCGATGGGGGCGTCACGGGCCCCCAGGGGGGAGACCGCCTGCAGGGCAGGGCCCCCAAGGAGGTAATAAAGGTGATTGGAGTGGGAGGAGGGGGCGGCAACGCCCTTTCCTACATGATAAAGAGCGGCCTTAGCGGGGTCGTATCCGTGGCGGCCAACACGGACGTGAGGGCCCTTGAGGGGGTGGACTCGGACGTAAAGGTAATCCTGGGCCGCCAGCTCACCAAGGGGTTGGGCGCCGGGGCGAGGCCGGAGCTTGGACGGCAGGCGGCGGTGGAGTCCAAGGACGAGATAAGGCGGGTGTTGGAGGGGGCGGACATGGTCTACTTCGCCGCCGGAATGGGGGGCGGCACCGGCACCGGGGCCCTTCCGGTTATGGCCGCCATGGCCAGGGAGATGGGGATACTGACCGTGGCGGTGGTGACCAAACCCTTCACCTTCGAGGGCAGCCGCCGGATGAGCAACGCCTTAAGGGGCATAGAGGAGCTGGCCCCGGTGGTGGACTCCCTCATCGTGATCCCCAACGACCGGCTCATAGACCTGTCCGACGCCAGGATGACCATAGAGGAGTCCTTTGCCATCGCCAACGACGTTCTCCGCCAGGCGGTCCAGGGGGTGACGGACCTCATAGTTAACCCCGGCCTTGTGAACGTGGACTTCGCGGACGTGAAGGCGGTGATGAGCCGCTCCGGAAGGGCGGTGATGGGCATAGGCTCCGCTCAGGGGGAGGGGCGGGCCCTGGAGGCCCTCCGGAAGGCCATGGAGAGCCCCCTCATGGAGGTACGCCTCAAGGACGCCAGCGGGGGGCTCATAAACGTAACCGCCGGGCCGGACATAGGGATCCACGAGCTAAACGACGCGGCGGAGGCCTTCCAGGGGTACCTGGGGGAGGACGCGTTGTTCTTCTGGGGTTACAGGCAGGACGACAACCTGAGGGGCACCGTCAAGGTGGTGGTGATAGCCGCGGGCTTCGAGGCCCAGGGGGACTCCCATCTGGCCGCCCCTGGGGCTGTTCGTCCCAAGGGCGCCTTAAGGGAGGAGCACCTAAGGCACAGGCCCAGGGAAGCCCACGATAGATCCCCCCAGGACTTGTCCGTGGGCAGCCTCTTCGAGGGCAGCGCCAGCCACCTGGACACGCCGTCCATCCTCCGAAGGAGGTCGAACAAGGAGCCATTGGAGTAG